The following coding sequences lie in one Anolis carolinensis isolate JA03-04 unplaced genomic scaffold, rAnoCar3.1.pri scaffold_11, whole genome shotgun sequence genomic window:
- the slc51b gene encoding organic solute transporter subunit beta has protein sequence MKTFWTILCFMLFVNTDMGGPSVLAQAGSHHPDNVQGSPPDSMKDGMPPEVLQELLWFFRREDPSAWNYSILGLSALVLVIGMGLLVANIKANRARKVLFPDKGYGATEPAETEMKQAFVLLKDDSNPEALADSLLPQTQNAGEVSIHWKDGNVTALYEEKPEVDI, from the exons ATGAAGACATTTTGGACAATCCTATGTTTTATGTTATTTG TGAACACTGACATGGGTGGACCCTCTGTCCTGGCCCAGGCCGGCTCCCATCACCCAGACAATGTGCAAGGTAGTCCGCCAGACTCCATGAAAGACGGGATGCCTCCAGAGGTGTTGCAGGAGCTGCTGTGGTTTTTCCGGAGGGAAGACC CATCTGCTTGGAACTACAGCATCCTAGGGCTTTCAGCTCTGGTTCTGGTGATCGGCATGGGTCTCCTGGTAGCAAATATCAAGGCAAACAG GGCCCGGAAGGTCCTCTTCCCGGATAAAGGATACGGAGCCACAGAGCCCGCGGAGACAGAAATGAAGCAAGCCTTTGTGCTTTTGAAGGATGATAGCAACCCAGAAGCCCTGGCAGACAGTTTGCTTCCCCAAACGCAGAACGCTGGAGAGGTGTCGATCCACTGGAAGGACGGAAATGTCACAGCTTTGTACGAAGAGAAGCCCGAAGTGGATATCTAG